In Synchiropus splendidus isolate RoL2022-P1 chromosome 11, RoL_Sspl_1.0, whole genome shotgun sequence, the DNA window agtgagatgtttagAAAACACTGTCAGTTAATTCCAACCGATAACATTTAGGCCACATCGGATTTGAACATTCTGACCGGAAGACATCCATAATGAAGGATAAAAGAAGCACACAAACAGAAGGCTAGTGGAAGACCACGCCTGACATTTGTGAGATGACTTGGTCTGTTCTATAACTCTTCAAGAGGTAACGTGGAATTACAGACAAGGATTATTAATGCCAATAAATAGCAACTTCAGATGAGGCAGACCAATCACAAGAGGGGAAACCACAGGGCCGTTCACTCTGCCAGCCTCAGTGGGACTATGCCTCTGGCGGCCTCCACAGTGAGACCTCTGAAAAAAACGCTCTGTGAAGTCTGTACATTCCGCTGTTTAGTCAATACAGCGCACCATCAATCCCAGGATCCTGCGTAGGTTACGTGTAGTGACGTCTATAGGGCAAAggaatctgcaaaacaagagcgTTACCGTTTTTGAAGTACATAATGGAACACTTCACACTGCAGTATATGTCATGGTTTCACCCAGGAACACTCTGGAAAAGGGCGCCTCCAGCACTCGCTCATGTGAGACCGAGTCTTCACAGTAATTCGACTGAGGAAAATACCACCCAGTTTTAGAGAGAGACATGCTCTTCTTTCAATCTGGGTCAGGAACAGAGAGACAGTCCATGAAGAATCATTAGGAAGTGCTCAGCCTCCTCGCTTTTCAAGTCAGAGTCCAGCCACCCTGTTGAGAAGTTTGCAGTCCAGAGACAAGAGGACAAAGCAGTGTTTCAGTGGTGGGATAAAATTCCATATTcataagttatatatatatatatatatatatatatatatatatatatatatatatatatatatatatatatatatatatatatatatatatatatatatatatatattcattgtttTAGAACATCCAGAAATGCCAGGCGAGGGGAAAGACTTGacactaatgtgtcaacatgccgCTCGGAAGGCTGAACCCTGCTGAACTTTGGGTGCAAAAATTCACTTGACAATCATCAATATGTTAcagcagtgagaatgtgttacCCCGAGACACTTGAACAGACATTGAGCTGAAGCTGATGCTACCAGATGAGTTCACTGAGCAGAATACCATCGACTCGGTTGATCCAAAATGTTTAGAACTTTAGTACATTGCTACTTGAACTGGGCCTTGTTTCATCCAGCAGATCAGAGAGCCAATAGTGCAAGGCAGCGACCAGAGGCTTCAAACTGGTAACACAACTTTTGTCCTTTGCAGGAAAGAGGGATACATACCCAGTAATTACGTTGTGGAAGCTGGAAACGGACTGGAGCGATATGAGTGAGTAGCAAGCATCGAATGAAGTAGTCGACATGGCGCAGGCTGTTTCGTGTGAACGATGGTTATTGGTGACCAATTCCGCGATAGTTTCCAATTCAAATGGGAGGGCGATTTGCTCATTGTGAAACGCTTGGCTGACGTGTCTTTCTTTACAGTTGGTACTGCAAGAACACCAACCGGAGCCTCGcagagaagctgctgaagaACGAAGTAGGTTGGATGAGTGAGCTGACTGATGATTGCTACACACGGAGTGCATCTGAAGTTCTGCCCCTGACATGAAGCTCTATTGGGAGGTAACTAAAACATGATGTGCAAGGATAATAAAACATTGCTCTCATTTACCATCAGAACAAGGATGGTGGCTTCTTGGTGCGAGACTCCAAAGTGGGGAAGTACACCGTGTCTGTGTTCAGCAAAGGTGGTGGGTGAGTTGCACGACcctctgtagtgaaagtgaaaacagcaaGATGGAAATCGCTCATGCAAAACCAAGCCAGGACAGTAAATCCCGACCTCTCAGCTCTGCTCATTGTGTGACTCAAAGAAACCCTTTTTTTAGTCCTGTCTACGATAAAGTCCTTCATTCCTCCTCAGAACAGCTTTCTGGGAGACTAATTCTTTAGATCTGAGGCCATATTCTTCTCTCCACAGAGAGCCCACTGGAAGCTGCAAACATTACAACATCTGGACCAACGCACAAGGATTGTATTACCTGGCAGAAAAGCACAACTTTCCCACAATCCCAGAGCTCATCACGTACCACCAGCACAACGCAGCAGGTAAGTGCCCGTCCTCCACCAAAGCCATTTTTTAGCCATCACACCATGTTGAAGTCCAAGCTGCAATGAACCCACACTTGACCCTGGAATTTCCTTGGAGTATTTGACTGTCAATAAAATGTAAGAACCAAAAGTAAACCTGAGAGCGGAATCAAAAGCCACATGTGATAGTCACATGACTCGGGACAGGAAGAACAATAATATAGTGAAATGCAAGGGTGATTCTGGCTGCTGTCTGAGGGTGCAACAGGTTTATTCACACCTCAACAGACTGTGAATAAGGTGTCAAGCTGTATCTAAAGCAGCAGGTGTCAAACCCCTCACATGCAGTAACATCAGTTATTAAATCCCTCCCCAGGTATGGTCAGCAGGTTGAAGTACATTGTATCCAACCGGGCGCGACCACCATCTACAGCTGGACTTGGATATGGTAAGACTGTCCGGAGCAAGGTCTGACAAATCTCCAATACAATAGGACGTACACAAGTGGCTTGTTGAAATAGTGTCAATTTTAAAATGGAGACAATGTGTATATATGCTGTTTGGTGGAGTAAAAAcagctgcaaaaataaaataaataagaggtTAAAAATGACTGGATTTACAAGTGAAATCAGAACAATTCCCCAACTATTGTACATATTTAAAGACTTAAATAGAGTTGTCATAAAGACAAATGAAACCTGTTATAAACAAGATTCATGAAAAGGACGTTTTTGCCTGCTGTGCTCAATATAAAAGGACGACGTCACTGACAGAGAATTTGTTTGTTGGTGGCAGGTGTGTGGGAGATCGACCCCCTTCACCTGACCTTTATCAAAGAACTTGGCATCGGTCAGTTTGGGGTGGTGAAGCACGGGAAATTGCACGGCCAACATGACGTGGCCATCAAGATGATCAGAGAAGGCTCCATGTCCGAGGACGACTTCATAGAAGAAGCCAAAATCATGATGTGAGCCCCAGACCAAATGGTATGAGGATCCTTGGCAACAAAGCTGATTCTGTATTCCTCCAGGAAGCTTCGCCATGAGAATCTGGTTCAACTTTACGGCGTCTGCACCAAACAGAGACCTCTTTACATCGTGACTGAGTTTCTGTCCAACGGCTGCTTGCTGACGTATCTGAGGGACGGTCTGAAACAGCCcctgacccaggtgcagctgctggagatgTGTAAAGATGTGTCCGAAGGAATGGCCTATCTGGAGTACCAGCAGTACATTCACAGAGACCTGGTGAGAGAGGAGGAACATTTTCACACCAACAATGCACAAAGATGACCCAATGGATGAGTGTGAAATTTCAATCCTGTGTTTGTCTCCAGGCTGCCAGGAACTGCCTAGTAGACAGCAACGGTACTGTCAAAGTTACTGACTTTGGATTGTCGAGGTGCGGTATCAAAAGCCACACAGATTGTACGGCATAATTGGCGGCTATTGAATataaaaattgcatttttgACAGGTACGTTTTAGACGACGAGTACACCAGCTCAGTGGGATCCAAATTCCCGGTCCGCTGGTCCCCACCTGAAGTTCTCCTCTACTGTAAATTTAGCAGCAAGTCCGACATCTGGGCGTACGGTGAGCTGACCTAGTCATGGAGTCTGTGAAATCATACGGCTGATGATTTTTGTGGGGAAACTGCTCCAGGGGTTCTGATGTGGGAGGTGTACACTCTGGGACGGCTTCCTTATGACCGGCTGAACAACACAGAGATCGTGGATCAAGTGGC includes these proteins:
- the btk gene encoding tyrosine-protein kinase BTK isoform X1; this encodes MSENILEEIFIKRSQQKKKTSPLNYKERLFILTQDKISYYDYDPDKGKRKGLRGSVDLEKIKCVETVLAEPNSPPERMFAFQIIYDEGPLYIFAKTEDIRARWIKQLKGMVRYNKDLMQKYHPCFWADGIWLCCQQEVKQAMGCKPLDSKNGFAAKTSKQRSSWKPLPPTPTEDKPTRPLPPEPPTPPGPSVGMTVIAEYDYTAMTAHDLDLRKDEEYIILEMSDTNWWRARDKYGKEGYIPSNYVVEAGNGLERYDWYCKNTNRSLAEKLLKNENKDGGFLVRDSKVGKYTVSVFSKGGGEPTGSCKHYNIWTNAQGLYYLAEKHNFPTIPELITYHQHNAAGMVSRLKYIVSNRARPPSTAGLGYGVWEIDPLHLTFIKELGIGQFGVVKHGKLHGQHDVAIKMIREGSMSEDDFIEEAKIMMKLRHENLVQLYGVCTKQRPLYIVTEFLSNGCLLTYLRDGLKQPLTQVQLLEMCKDVSEGMAYLEYQQYIHRDLAARNCLVDSNGTVKVTDFGLSRYVLDDEYTSSVGSKFPVRWSPPEVLLYCKFSSKSDIWAYGVLMWEVYTLGRLPYDRLNNTEIVDQVARGYRLYRPQLACERVYSIMSSCWMDKAEERPTFQELVLTVQDLLYDLQ
- the btk gene encoding tyrosine-protein kinase BTK isoform X2, whose protein sequence is MSENILEEIFIKRSQQKKKTSPLNYKERLFILTQDKISYYDYDPDKGIIYDEGPLYIFAKTEDIRARWIKQLKGMVRYNKDLMQKYHPCFWADGIWLCCQQEVKQAMGCKPLDSKNGFAAKTSKQRSSWKPLPPTPTEDKPTRPLPPEPPTPPGPSVGMTVIAEYDYTAMTAHDLDLRKDEEYIILEMSDTNWWRARDKYGKEGYIPSNYVVEAGNGLERYDWYCKNTNRSLAEKLLKNENKDGGFLVRDSKVGKYTVSVFSKGGGEPTGSCKHYNIWTNAQGLYYLAEKHNFPTIPELITYHQHNAAGMVSRLKYIVSNRARPPSTAGLGYGVWEIDPLHLTFIKELGIGQFGVVKHGKLHGQHDVAIKMIREGSMSEDDFIEEAKIMMKLRHENLVQLYGVCTKQRPLYIVTEFLSNGCLLTYLRDGLKQPLTQVQLLEMCKDVSEGMAYLEYQQYIHRDLAARNCLVDSNGTVKVTDFGLSRYVLDDEYTSSVGSKFPVRWSPPEVLLYCKFSSKSDIWAYGVLMWEVYTLGRLPYDRLNNTEIVDQVARGYRLYRPQLACERVYSIMSSCWMDKAEERPTFQELVLTVQDLLYDLQ